In Ctenopharyngodon idella isolate HZGC_01 chromosome 1, HZGC01, whole genome shotgun sequence, a single genomic region encodes these proteins:
- the ing2 gene encoding inhibitor of growth protein 2 produces the protein MLGHYPNVEKSQLVNYVEDYLECVESLPLDIQRNVSLLREIDTKYQEVLKEVDEIYDKYKKETDSGQRKRLQIQLQRALISSQELGDEKIHVVTQMMEVVENRSRQIEAHSPCFLEPGDTERPAEKVRHDPASTSTNVMPERSSARRPRRQRNSESRDTCANGALEDLGEEPPQQPREKKSKSAKKKKRSKAKQEREASPVEFTIDPNEPTYCLCEQVSYGEMIGCDNEQCPIEWFHFSCVGLTYKPKGKWYCPKCRGDSEKTMEKSADRAKKDRRSR, from the exons ATGTTAGGGCATTATCCAAACGTGGAAAAATCGCAGCTTGTCAACTACGTGGAGGATTATTTGGAATGTGTCGAATCGCTGCCTTTGGATATACAGAGGAATGTTTCATTGTTACGAGAGATCGACACCAAGTATCAAG AGGTCCTCAAGGAGGTGGATGAGATATATGATAAGTACAAAAAGGAGACTGACAGTGGGCAGCGCAAGCGGCTGCAGATTCAGTTGCAGCGGGCACTCATCAGCAGTCAGGAGTTGGGAGATGAGAAAATCCATGTGGTCACACAGATGATGGAGGTGGTGGAAAACCGCTCGCGTCAGATCGAGGCCCACTCGCCCTGCTTTTTGGAGCCGGGAGACACAGAACGACCGGCGGAGAAGGTGAGGCATGACCCCGCAAGCACCTCCACAAATGTTATGCCCGAGCGCTCTTCGGCACGGCGACCCAGACGTCAGCGCAACAGCGAGAGCCGTGACACTTGTGCCAATGGTGCCCTGGAGGACCTGGGAGAAGAGCCTCCGCAGCAGCCCCGTGAGAAAAAGTCCAAGTCGGCCAAGAAGAAGAAGCGTTCCAAGGCCAAGCAGGAGCGAGAAGCATCGCCGGTGGAGTTCACCATCGATCCCAACGAGCCCACCTACTGCCTCTGTGAACAGGTGTCCTATGGTGAGATGATTGGCTGCGACAATGAGCAATGTCCTATTGAGTGGTTCCATTTTTCCTGTGTTGGACTCACCTACAAGCCCAAGGGTAAATGGTATTGCCCCAAATGCAGGGGTGACAGTGAAAAGACTATGGAAAAAAGTGCAGATAGGGCCAAGAAGGATAGGCGGTCCAGGTAG